The following coding sequences are from one Aeromicrobium duanguangcaii window:
- a CDS encoding 5-methylcytosine restriction system specificity protein McrC → MMPEYTLVDGGPAQPFTGTAADLAELRLRSPELATRLGLSEEPFVIDEAAGTIQVRGLAGFLSLGDSTLEIMPHFLRHDPGWRVSLLTMLTTIHHLEWIPQVDRGTRHAGLPDLLGMIVAGAMARASSEGVPRTYVERRAVTSSIRGQVDAAKMWRRVVDPYSVDCRFSEFVADGPVTSALKWACRELSGAVQQPWLESELANYAELFPETSPELPPPGIMDGLQLTPQFGFLSDALDIARVLSMGPQNGATGRADGPTRAFVWSTGRIFGDFVQVLAERAAREAGFTAYRGTRARRLNDVSSTASAVDTIVESSSELVAMTVCPQDHTEDLVDELVGPLIAAGRGLNASDIAIVFPASMGLRPGTQMRVREPGGPSMLHLLTVDPSGLGESGGMGRVVREFELDLTQVLTIAQRRPVGSRRLGGTGA, encoded by the coding sequence ATGATGCCTGAATACACCCTGGTTGATGGCGGACCCGCCCAGCCGTTCACCGGCACGGCGGCCGACCTGGCCGAGCTGCGGCTGCGGTCGCCCGAGCTGGCGACCCGCCTGGGCCTGTCCGAGGAGCCGTTCGTCATCGACGAGGCGGCCGGCACGATCCAGGTGCGCGGCCTGGCCGGCTTCCTGTCCCTGGGCGACTCGACGCTCGAGATCATGCCGCACTTCCTGCGCCACGATCCGGGCTGGCGGGTCTCGCTGCTGACGATGCTGACGACGATCCACCACCTCGAGTGGATTCCGCAGGTCGATCGCGGCACGCGCCACGCGGGCCTGCCCGACCTGCTCGGGATGATCGTCGCCGGCGCCATGGCCCGGGCATCCTCCGAGGGCGTTCCGCGCACCTACGTCGAGCGCCGTGCCGTCACCTCCTCGATCCGCGGGCAGGTCGACGCCGCCAAGATGTGGCGCCGCGTCGTCGACCCCTACAGCGTCGACTGCCGGTTCTCGGAGTTCGTCGCCGACGGGCCGGTCACCTCGGCCCTGAAGTGGGCGTGCCGCGAGCTGTCCGGCGCGGTGCAGCAGCCCTGGCTGGAGTCCGAGCTGGCGAACTACGCCGAGCTGTTCCCCGAGACCTCACCGGAGCTGCCCCCGCCCGGGATCATGGACGGGCTGCAGCTCACGCCGCAGTTCGGGTTCCTCAGCGACGCGCTCGACATCGCCCGGGTCCTGTCGATGGGTCCGCAGAACGGGGCCACCGGCCGCGCCGACGGCCCGACCCGCGCCTTCGTGTGGAGCACGGGCAGGATCTTCGGCGACTTCGTGCAGGTGCTGGCCGAGCGGGCCGCCCGCGAGGCCGGGTTCACGGCCTACCGGGGCACGCGCGCCCGGCGCCTCAACGACGTCAGCTCCACGGCTTCCGCGGTGGACACCATCGTGGAGTCCTCCAGCGAGCTCGTCGCCATGACGGTCTGCCCGCAGGACCACACCGAGGACCTCGTCGACGAGCTGGTCGGCCCGCTGATCGCCGCCGGCCGAGGTCTGAACGCCTCCGACATCGCGATCGTCTTCCCCGCGAGCATGGGGCTGCGCCCCGGCACGCAGATGCGGGTTCGCGAGCCCGGCGGACCGTCGATGCTGCACCTGCTGACGGTCGACCCGTCGGGACTGGGCGAGTCCGGCGGCATGGGCCGCGTCGTGCGCGAGTTCGAGCTCGACCTGACTCAGGTGCTGACGATCGCGCAGCGTCGCCCGGTGGGCTCGCGCCGCCTCGGCGGCACGGGGGCCTGA